Proteins found in one Opitutaceae bacterium genomic segment:
- a CDS encoding DUF1302 domain-containing protein: MKNSRPTRSTPFLALLMTAPALAATYDNKDFHATFDSTFSAGVLYRLHDPSPLYYGSANGGQQLSVNADDGNLNYGRGVASKVFKGTHELEMKWRNLGAFVRGTYFYDMENSDRARRRTALSDEALERVGKDAQFLDAYIRGDWEVFGRTLDLRFGRQVLNLGESTFIPNGLNVINPVDVSRLRTPGAELREALLPVNMARASYSFSDTVSLGAFWLLEYKRTEIDPVGSYFSTSDFASRGGKYVYLGFGQIADNSPFGAISRAGDKRGNGLKQYGADLRISLPNLNDTEVGLYFANYHSRLPVISAITPTQGINPDLTGPLTAALIRGGIAPGQAAGQAAALFNLLRLSLTNPGALTPGQVALLQAESTKAAIAGARQIALLTAAGTGRYQIEFPEDIRMLGASFNTMLGRTGIAWQGEVAYKHNVPLQVDDVELLFAALSALDTPGGSAFGTNNQLGNYAGRFGAPIQGFRREGVWTAQSTFTKVFGPMFGSNQTTIIAEVGGLWVPDLPAQSELRYDAPGTFTSGSQAAMNGTGNPLPATPASAFADPFSWGYQTAVRLEYNNLPGGINLLPAVAFVHDVSGNSPLPLGNFVRGRKSINLVAEFTWQNSWSWELRYVNFFGGGRYNLIADRDFVSTTLKYSF, from the coding sequence ATGAAAAATTCCAGGCCTACCCGCAGCACGCCTTTCCTTGCGCTGCTGATGACTGCACCGGCACTTGCCGCGACGTACGACAACAAGGACTTCCACGCGACATTTGACTCCACGTTTTCCGCGGGAGTGCTCTATCGTCTGCATGACCCGTCTCCGCTCTATTACGGCTCGGCCAATGGCGGCCAGCAGCTGTCGGTCAATGCCGATGACGGCAACCTTAACTATGGTCGTGGAGTTGCCTCTAAAGTGTTCAAGGGTACGCATGAACTTGAGATGAAATGGCGTAATCTCGGCGCTTTTGTGCGGGGAACCTATTTCTACGACATGGAGAACAGCGATCGCGCAAGGCGGCGCACCGCCCTTTCGGACGAGGCGCTTGAGCGCGTGGGCAAGGATGCGCAATTCCTCGACGCCTACATCCGTGGCGACTGGGAGGTCTTCGGGCGCACGCTTGACCTTCGCTTCGGTCGGCAGGTGCTCAACCTCGGAGAGAGCACGTTCATCCCCAACGGACTCAATGTAATCAACCCCGTGGACGTCTCCCGTCTCCGCACCCCCGGTGCCGAGCTTCGCGAGGCGCTCCTGCCGGTGAACATGGCGCGGGCGTCGTATTCATTTTCGGATACAGTGTCCCTCGGTGCCTTCTGGCTCCTGGAATACAAGCGCACGGAGATCGATCCCGTCGGCTCGTATTTCAGCACAAGTGACTTTGCCAGCCGTGGCGGAAAATATGTCTACCTTGGGTTTGGCCAGATCGCTGACAACAGCCCCTTCGGCGCGATCTCGCGCGCGGGCGACAAACGTGGAAACGGGCTGAAGCAATACGGAGCCGACCTGCGCATCTCATTGCCAAACCTCAACGATACGGAGGTAGGCCTGTACTTCGCCAATTACCACAGTCGCCTGCCCGTCATCAGCGCAATCACACCGACGCAGGGCATCAACCCCGACCTGACGGGCCCGCTCACTGCAGCGCTCATCCGCGGCGGTATTGCCCCGGGACAGGCAGCCGGGCAGGCCGCCGCGCTGTTTAATCTGCTACGTCTTTCACTTACGAACCCCGGGGCACTGACGCCCGGCCAGGTGGCTCTGCTCCAGGCAGAAAGCACCAAGGCAGCAATCGCGGGAGCACGCCAAATTGCTCTCCTCACGGCGGCCGGGACGGGACGTTACCAGATCGAATTCCCTGAGGATATTCGGATGCTGGGCGCTTCGTTCAACACGATGCTGGGACGCACTGGCATCGCGTGGCAAGGAGAAGTGGCTTACAAACACAATGTGCCCCTTCAGGTCGACGACGTGGAACTTCTTTTCGCGGCGCTGTCGGCCCTCGACACCCCGGGCGGCTCGGCATTCGGGACGAACAATCAGCTCGGCAACTACGCAGGCCGTTTCGGCGCTCCCATTCAAGGCTTCCGCCGGGAAGGGGTTTGGACCGCACAATCCACCTTCACGAAGGTATTTGGCCCGATGTTCGGTTCGAACCAGACGACAATCATTGCGGAAGTTGGCGGACTCTGGGTTCCGGATCTTCCCGCCCAATCTGAATTGCGCTACGATGCGCCTGGTACCTTCACGAGTGGGAGCCAGGCGGCCATGAACGGTACTGGCAATCCGCTGCCGGCCACACCTGCTTCCGCCTTTGCGGATCCGTTCTCCTGGGGCTACCAAACGGCAGTTCGGCTGGAGTACAACAACCTCCCTGGCGGGATCAACCTGCTGCCGGCGGTCGCGTTTGTCCACGATGTCTCTGGCAACTCCCCCCTCCCACTTGGCAATTTCGTGCGCGGCCGAAAGTCGATTAACCTGGTGGCGGAGTTCACCTGGCAGAACTCTTGGTCTTGGGAGCTACGCTACGTGAATTTCTTCGGCGGCGGTCGCTACAATCTGATAGCTGACCGTGATTTTGTCTCCACCACCCTCAAATACTCCTTCTAA